A region of Lycium barbarum isolate Lr01 chromosome 1, ASM1917538v2, whole genome shotgun sequence DNA encodes the following proteins:
- the LOC132635898 gene encoding GATA transcription factor 2-like has translation MDVYRVQSAPEVFRIDDLLDFSNEEIFSSSGSSSKTTDFDLNHHYQPPPTDNIAGSYYDGLPSSADFTDKLCVPSDDVAELEWLSNFVEDSSNNYPSNSLTGTMNLNSNNNTTLLHGKSRSKRSRATTTANTSWASSLQQQAHNNKPNHQDPQHNNNGPRKCTHCASEKTPQWRTGPLGPKTLCNACGVRYKSGRLVPEYRPAASPTFVLTQHSNSHRKVMELRRQKEVIDQQQQGMYGHHYQVC, from the exons ATGGATGTCTACCGAGTGCAGTCAGCACCAGAAGTATTTCGGATTGATGATCTTCTTGATTTCTCCAACGAAGAGATCTTTTCTTCCTCTGGCAGCTCCTCTAAAACCACCGATTTCGACCTCAATCATCACTATCAACCACCTCCTACCGACAATATTGCTGGTAGTTACTATGATGGTCTTCCCAGTTCGGCTGACTTCACCGACAAACTCTGCGTTCCT AGTGATGATGTAGCGGAGTTGGAATGGCTATCGAACTTCGTGGAAGACTCATCCAATAATTACCCTTCAAACTCCTTAACTGGAACGATGAACctcaattccaacaacaacactaCATTATTGCACGGCAAATCAAGAAGCAAACGTTCACGTGCAACCACTACTGCAAACACTAGTTGGGCTTCCTCACTCCAACAACAGGCCCACAACAATAAGCCCAATCATCaagatccacaacacaacaacaatggGCCCAGAAAGTGCACCCACTGCGCATCTGAGAAAACACCACAGTGGCGGACGGGCCCATTGGGCCCGAAAACACTATGCAATGCCTGTGGTGTTCGGTACAAATCGGGCCGATTGGTACCTGAATATCGTCCGGCGGCAAGCCCTACTTTCGTGCTGACTCAACATTCAAATTCTCACAGGAAAGTAATGGAACTCCGACGACAGAAAGAGGTTATTGATCAACAACAACAAGGAATGTACGGACATCACTATCAGGTCTGTTGA